In Desulfomonile tiedjei DSM 6799, a genomic segment contains:
- the msrA gene encoding peptide-methionine (S)-S-oxide reductase MsrA: MQPVGTPVQQSIETATFALGUFWGPDSRFGSIKGVIRTRVGYTGGTKPSPTYHSLGDHTESLQIDYDPKEISYEDILNVFWRSHDPTQRAWSRQYKAAVFYHNAQQKALAEKTRDREASQRNGQIVTEILPATAFYNAEPYHQKFRLQQNRELMLRILEVYPSFEDFVDSTAAARLNAYLDGYGTAEFLREELEKAGLSSETIDEFMTYVEPRKKFQK, from the coding sequence GTGCAGCCTGTTGGAACACCTGTGCAGCAAAGCATAGAAACCGCCACCTTTGCCTTAGGCTGATTCTGGGGTCCTGACTCCCGGTTCGGGAGCATCAAAGGTGTCATTCGTACTCGTGTAGGCTATACGGGCGGGACAAAACCCAGTCCCACATATCACAGTCTCGGCGATCACACGGAATCTCTACAAATCGATTACGATCCCAAAGAAATTTCGTATGAAGACATCCTGAATGTCTTCTGGAGAAGCCACGATCCCACTCAACGGGCGTGGTCGAGACAGTACAAGGCAGCCGTGTTTTATCATAATGCACAGCAGAAAGCTTTAGCCGAGAAGACCCGAGATCGCGAAGCATCTCAAAGAAACGGTCAGATAGTGACGGAGATTCTTCCTGCAACGGCTTTTTATAACGCAGAACCGTATCATCAGAAGTTCAGACTCCAGCAGAATAGGGAATTGATGCTTAGAATTCTTGAGGTGTATCCATCATTCGAAGATTTTGTCGATTCAACTGCGGCCGCACGGTTAAATGCATACCTCGACGGCTACGGTACGGCGGAATTTCTTCGAGAAGAGCTGGAAAAAGCGGGGCTGTCTTCTGAAACAATAGACGAATTCATGACATATGTGGAGCCCAGGAAAAAGTTCCAGAAATGA